A genome region from Lucilia cuprina isolate Lc7/37 chromosome 3, ASM2204524v1, whole genome shotgun sequence includes the following:
- the LOC111682851 gene encoding uncharacterized protein LOC111682851, producing the protein MAGEAEKLTGLSKIFNGSTTAGRANVGKATYAVIGLIIAYNMMKPKKK; encoded by the exons ATGGCCGGTGAAGCTGAAAAATTAACTGGTTTGTCCAAAATCTTCAATGGTTCCACCACTGCTGGACGTGCTAAT GTCGGCAAGGCCACTTACGCCGTTATTGGCTTGATCATCGCCTACAACATGATGAAGCCCAAGAAGAAGTaa